From the genome of Macadamia integrifolia cultivar HAES 741 unplaced genomic scaffold, SCU_Mint_v3 scaffold31, whole genome shotgun sequence, one region includes:
- the LOC122067744 gene encoding uncharacterized protein LOC122067744, with amino-acid sequence MSIVQPPPLKRLVGRPNTVRKKEPGEGPSGEFRKRSSGLTCERCKGEGYNICTCTGPLVQSKKSSSKVKRNEMSGSELESNLSEIQTRSSQASSSCIVDENVQTKIKAQLKAKENKRKARKNAKKTESSKKN; translated from the exons ATGAGCATTGTTCAGCCTCCACCCTTGAAGAggttagtaggaagaccgaacACAGTTAGGAAGAAAGAACCTGGTGAAGGACCATCCGGAGAATTTAGGAAAAGGTCTTCAGGTCTTACATGTGAAAGATGCAAAGGTGAAGGATATAACATCTGCACTTGCACAGGACCTTTAGTTCAGAGTAAAAAGTCTTCTTCTAAAGTGAAG AGAAATGAAATGAGTGGAAGTGAACTTGAGAGCAACTTGTCTGAAATACAAACAAGATCTTCACAGGCTTCTTCAAGCTGCATAGTTGATGAGAATGTACAGACCAAGATTAAAGCCCAATTGAAAGCTAAAGAGAATAAAAGGAAAGCAAGGAAGAATGCAAAGAAGACAGAAAGTAGTAAGAAGAATTGA
- the LOC122067749 gene encoding uncharacterized protein LOC122067749 — protein sequence MRTRAVNTTATNDVAYKMNSMNKGFEKVNTASPSDFTYNMAGETPLGSNGATVVDNDVDWNEAIDDDSSIEGTDVNLDLEDEDMSFSEGEEEIGIKSGFAILRRKNEKSRVTVVYAAPRCTWRIHASPADGEITYMIKSMCKEHRCSRAKENKDIISIWIASHLATQLKADPDMKTSAMAAYFMENFQVKIPYITLYRAKKIVIGVNEESNANSFAKLPSYGEILRERNQGSLFKLQFHERKVMSDPPIFERVFVYFKACINGFLKGCRPFIGVDGCQLKGMFGGVLLSAIAIDGNRGLFPIAYAIVEYEYKDNWLFFLTNLYATLYTVIDDIPITFMSDREKAIQSTFSQCQHRWCCRHLYQNFQGTYHGVLLRRLFWSTTKASTPFMFEKEMNETKAINKDVHDWLLKNPPKMWFRHAFDFRCKSDHITNNMTESFNQWISSVKSKHILILINEIRKQLLEVVEPRYRMCCIYTGNITPRIQKMLTVIRTESRWCIVLASGLDEFEVTYCNYRSVVDLKKRSCGCKIQDATGLPCKHAAACIENKRKDLKTYCDE from the exons ATGAGGACTAGGGCAGTGAATACTACAGCAACAAATGATGTTGCTTACAAGATGAACAGTATGAATAAAGGTTTTGAAAAAGTGAACACAGCAAGTCCAAGTGATTTCACTTACAACATGGCTGGTGAGACACCTCTAGGGAGCAATGGAGCTACAGTTGTTGATAATGATGTGGATTGGAATGAAGCAATTGATGATGATAGTAGCATTGAAGGGACTGATGTCAATTTGGACCTTGAAGATGAAGACATGTCATTTtctgaaggagaggaagaaattgGAATTAAGTCAG GTTTTGCAATCTTGAGACGTAAAAATGAGAAGTCAAGGGTTACTGTTGTGTATGCAGCACCTAGATGTACTTGGAGGATCCATGCTTCACCTGCTGATGGTGAAATTACATATATGATTAAGTCAATGTGTAAGGAGCATCGATGTTCTCGagcaaaggaaaataaagacattATATCCATTTGGATTGCTTCTCATCTTGCTACTCAATTAAAGGCAGATCCAGATATGAAAACAAGTGCAATGGCTGCCTACTTcatggaaaattttcaagttaAGATCCCCTATATTACATTGTATAGAGCAAAAAAGATAGTCATTGGGGTCAATGAAGAGAGTAATGCCAACTCATTTGCTAAGCTGCCCAGTTATGGTGAGATACTAAGGGAAAGAAATCAGGGGAGCCTATTTAAGCTACAATTTCATGAGAGGAAGGTCATGTCAGATCCTCCTATATTTGAGAGAGTGTTTGTATACTTCAAAGCATGTATAAATGGTTTTCTGAAGGGTTGCAGGCCATTCATTGGGGTTGATGGTTGTCAACTCAAGGGTATGTTTGGAGGGGTTCTTTTATCTGCTATAGCTATAGATGGAAATAGAGGATTGTTCCCTATAGCTTATGCTATTGTTGAGTATGAATATAAAGATAATTGGCTATTTTTCTTAACCAATCTATATGCTACTCTTTACACTGTCATTGATGACATACCCATCACATTTATGTCTGACAGAGAGAAG GCCATCCAATCAACATTTTCACAATGTCAGCATAGATGGTGTTGTAGGCATCTTTATCAGAACTTTCAGGGCACCTATCATGGGGTGTTACTTAGAAGGTTGTTTTGGTCAACAACTAAGGCATCTACTCCATTCATGTTTGAGAAGGAAATGAATGAAACGAAGGCCATTAATAAAGATGTTCATGATTGGTTGCTTAAAAATCCACCAAAAATGTGGTTCAGACATGCGTTTGATTTTAGATGCAAGAGCGACCACATAACAAATAATATGACAGAATCATTTAATCAGTGGATTTCATCTGTTAAGAGTAAACAcattcttattttaattaatgagaTAAGGAAGCAGCTACTTGAAGTGGTGGAACCAAGATATCGGATGTGTTGTATCTATACAGGGAATATCACGCCAAGGATTCAAAAGATGTTGACTGTTATAAGGACTGAATCTAGATGGTGTATAGTACTTGCATCTGGATTAGATGAGTTTGAAGTAACATATTGCAATTATAGATCAGTAGTTGATTTGAAGAAACGTTCTTGTGGATGCAAAATCCAGGATGCTACAGGTCTACCATGTAAGCATGCGGCTGCCTGTATTGAAAACAAGAGGAAAGACTTGAAAACTTATTGTGATGAATAA